A window from Schistosoma haematobium chromosome 1, whole genome shotgun sequence encodes these proteins:
- a CDS encoding hypothetical protein (EggNog:ENOG410W11Z), translating into MEDVRTRRGADMVSDHHLVVANLKLKLKKNWTTGQTTLQRFNTAFLRDANKINEFKIALNNRFQALQDLLKEEETTMEDNWKGIKEALTSTCQEVLGLKKHHHKEWISIETLDKIKERKNEKTAINNNRTRAEKVQAQAEYIGANMQVRKSIRAVKKKYVEELATTVGKAAREGNTNQLYDAKKKLARKYSKPERLVKDKEGKPITEIQQQRNRWVEYFEELLNRLVPMNPPDIEAAHTDLPIDVNPPTTEEIRMVIRQIKRGKAA; encoded by the coding sequence atggaagatgtgagaaccaggagaggagctgacatggtttcagatcaccatctagttgtggccaatttaaaactgaagctaaagaaaaactggacaactggacaaacaacactacaaaggttcaatacagccttccttcgagatgccaacaaaatcaacgaattcaagatagctctcaacaacaggttccaagccttacaagatctactgaaggaagaagaaactactatggaggacaactggaaaggtatcaaagaagcattaacttcgacgtgtcaagaggttctgggtctaaagaagcaccatcataaggaatggatctctatagaaacattggacaagatcaaagaaaggaagaacgagaagacagcaattaataacaaccgaacacgagcagagaaagtccaagcacaagctgaatacataggaGCAAACATGCAAGTGaggaagagcattagagccgtcaagaagaaatacgtggaagaactagcaacgacggtgggaaaagctgcaagggaaggaaatacGAACCAACTTTACGATGCAAAGAAGAAACTAGCaaggaaatacagtaaaccagagagactggtcaaggacaaagaaggcaagccaatcactgaaattcaacaacagcggaacagatgggtagagtacttcgaggaactcctgaataggctggttccaatgaatccaccggacatcgaagcagcgcacacagatcttcctatagatgtcaatccaccaacgacggaagaaatcagaatggtcatcagacaaatcaagagaggGAAAGCAGCATGA